The Kosmotoga olearia TBF 19.5.1 sequence CTGCACTTTCTATCGTAAAACAAGCGTGACCGTGCCAGCGTATCAACATTTTCACCACCCCCACCGTAATTATAGCACGCTTCTCAAATACGGTATTGTACCAACCGTTATGAAAATTAAATGAGCTACCTTTGAAATTTGTAGCTTATTTAAATCACGAATATTTCGGGAGTTAAAGCAAAAGCGAACCAGCTATTCTCTAAAAAAGCTACCCTTTCTATCTGGTAGTTGTTCTTCATTGGATTAGTTCCAATTCTTTTAACAGGTTGCCGTGAATGTCAAACAAATTGAGCCTTATAATATCAAAGATTTCAATTAAGGCGTAAGTGCCATCTGTAGAATCTTTAGGAAGAGCTACACTTCCCGGATTCAAATAGATAGTATCTCCGATCATTTTTAGTTGCGAGATATGGGTGTGACCCGAGATAATGATCCTCGATGAATCAGGAATCTTTAGATCCCGATGGCCGTGGTAAAGAAAAGTTTCCATCCCTCTTAATGAGAAGATCTTGCTTTGCGGTAAATCATCGATTTTCATAACCATAAGGTCTACGTCGGCATCGCAATTCCCGCGAACTCCTACGAGTTTTGTTCCCAGACTCTGGAAAAGTTCAGATAGTCCAATGGGATCATAACCCTTGGGAATTCTATTTCTGGGTCCATGGTAAAGGTAATCTCCAGCATGGAGAAGAACATCAAAATCTTTGACTCTATCCAAAACTTTCTGAACGGCTGTCAATGAACCGTGGGTATCTGATATAACTAACAATCTTCTCGCTTCAACCATCTGTAATAAATCACCGCCCCTCTGCTGGTTTTTATAGATACTGAAGACGAGATGGAAATGTTGGAAACACCATAGGGTTTATCAAATGGCATTTCCTTTTCAGTAATGGAGTATTTGAATCCTTTCAATGTTACCACGGGTATTTGACTGCCAATAGGAAATATAGACCAGACCTCTTTTGTTGAAACCACGAAGGATTTTTCTTCATTATGAACTACACCGATTTCCAATTCTTCAGTTAAGATTTTCAGCTCTAGTTTTTTTGAAAAGGCATAAAGAAGCATGAGTATAGCGTAAAAATGATCAGGGCGCTCACCAGTAGCCGTTAAAAGAAGAGCGTCTTTAATCCCGCGCTTGACCAATTCATCAATGGCAAGCTCTGTGTCGGTTTCATCCTTTTCAGAAAGGAATTTCTTTATCTCAGTACCCATACTGGAACACCAGGAAAGGGTTTCTGGAGAAATGGAGTCCATATCACCAATAAGGAGATGCGGTACGATGTTCAGTCGTCTAAGGACCTCAGCTCCGGAATCGACAGCGACGATCAAATCTGCTGAATTTGCTTTTTCTCTATAAAATTTGTCGGAATGTCCATCATTCCCGCCAAGAAAAACTGCCGCTAAATTCATAGTTCACCTTTTTTGAGAAGAACGTTACGGTATTTATTAACCGTTCTTCGGGCTATTTTTATACCTATTTCATTTAGTTTTTTTGCTATCGCTGAATCGCTCAACTTTGGATTCTCTTTCAAAAGCTTGGCTATGATTTCCATGGCCTGTTCGCGTGTTTGTTCGCTACCAAAAAAGTATCTGAGCGGGAAGGTCCCTATGGGAGTCTGTACGAATTTTCCTTTCACCGCCCTGCTAATGGTTGAAACAACAACATCGAGCTTTTCAGCAATGTCTGTCATTTTTAAAGGTCTGAGGGTTTTGCAGTAACCGAGTAGAAAATCAGGATTAGTTCTAACCAGTTCTTCACCTATTGTGATCAATGTACTGCGTCTTTTTTCAAGGGCATTTACGTAAAACTCCGCCTCCTGGAATTTTTCCTTAAGGAATTTCCCTGCTTCATCCTTTTCGTTTTTTAGAAGTTCCCGATATACTTCGTCCACCCGTATGGCCAATCCGTAATCCTTTGCAGTAACAATGAATCTATTATCCACGAAATCAATGTAAAGTTCAGGCTCTATGTACATGATAGGATTTCCATCGTTGTAACCGGATGAGGGAAGTACGATTCCTTCACCGAGTTCCTTCAATTCTTCGAGCTTTTCGGCGAACAGACCGTCAAATCCGGAATCTCTGAGCTTTTTTATAACTTTTCTTATGTCGCGTTCATTCACCGCAACTTCTCTTGAAATCTCTTCGATTGACCTTTTTAACAGACCAAACTCGTTCATGTTGTCCATAAGAATTTCGAATATTTTGAATTCATCGTCCTCTAAAATGTAAAAAGCGAAATTGCGAAGCATTTCTTCAAAAGAAGGCTGCGGCCCTTCAAGACGTTCAAAGTCCCAACCGTCGAAATCGGGGTTGTAGTGCTTCGGAAAGTAAGGGGAATCACTTTTGGACTCGTAATTTTCTTCTTCGGGTGTTTCAATATCGTTTTCGTCGATTAATTTGTAATCCTCTCCCTCCAGTTCAAGTAGGGGGTTGCCATCAACAATTTCTCTGAGCTCTGTCATGAGCTCTAGTGAATTTAGTTGTAATAGTTTCAACACGTGCTGCACTTTCAAAGATAGGTGCAACTTTTGTTCGAGCTTTTGCGAAAGTTTGTGTTCAAGTTTCATGATTGCCCCCGATTTTTCCTGTAGAAGCCCTAATTGTATTAAGGTGTTTAAATATTTTAGAATAAACAGAACTCACCTGTGACGCGCTCATAGAGGCTTCATATATCTCGCACATCTCCGCAGCTTTTCCCATGAAATAGGCCCCAAGTATTGTGGCAGCTTTCATATCTATCCCCTGAGCGATAAATCCAGCAATTGTTCCTGTTAGGAGGTCTCCACTTCCCGCCTTTGCCAGACCGGTGTTTCCGGTCGTATTTAGCCAGATTTCCCCTGTATACGAACTAAAAATAGAGGTTGCTCCCTTGAGAAGAACGTTTATTTTGTTTTTCTTTGAGAACTCTTTTACAAGATCTATATTGTTTATCACTTCCTCGATTTTTCGCTCTGTGATAGATGAGAATTCACCGGGGTGGGGTGTGATGACGATATTTTCCCAGTTAATCTGATCATGGTTGAGACTTTTAAGAGCATGTATGGCATCCGCATCCACG is a genomic window containing:
- a CDS encoding thiamine diphosphokinase — its product is MNLAAVFLGGNDGHSDKFYREKANSADLIVAVDSGAEVLRRLNIVPHLLIGDMDSISPETLSWCSSMGTEIKKFLSEKDETDTELAIDELVKRGIKDALLLTATGERPDHFYAILMLLYAFSKKLELKILTEELEIGVVHNEEKSFVVSTKEVWSIFPIGSQIPVVTLKGFKYSITEKEMPFDKPYGVSNISISSSVSIKTSRGAVIYYRWLKREDC
- a CDS encoding RNA polymerase subunit sigma-54 encodes the protein MKLEHKLSQKLEQKLHLSLKVQHVLKLLQLNSLELMTELREIVDGNPLLELEGEDYKLIDENDIETPEEENYESKSDSPYFPKHYNPDFDGWDFERLEGPQPSFEEMLRNFAFYILEDDEFKIFEILMDNMNEFGLLKRSIEEISREVAVNERDIRKVIKKLRDSGFDGLFAEKLEELKELGEGIVLPSSGYNDGNPIMYIEPELYIDFVDNRFIVTAKDYGLAIRVDEVYRELLKNEKDEAGKFLKEKFQEAEFYVNALEKRRSTLITIGEELVRTNPDFLLGYCKTLRPLKMTDIAEKLDVVVSTISRAVKGKFVQTPIGTFPLRYFFGSEQTREQAMEIIAKLLKENPKLSDSAIAKKLNEIGIKIARRTVNKYRNVLLKKGEL
- the yfcE gene encoding phosphodiesterase; this translates as MVEARRLLVISDTHGSLTAVQKVLDRVKDFDVLLHAGDYLYHGPRNRIPKGYDPIGLSELFQSLGTKLVGVRGNCDADVDLMVMKIDDLPQSKIFSLRGMETFLYHGHRDLKIPDSSRIIISGHTHISQLKMIGDTIYLNPGSVALPKDSTDGTYALIEIFDIIRLNLFDIHGNLLKELELIQ